Proteins encoded by one window of Acetivibrio thermocellus ATCC 27405:
- a CDS encoding CotH kinase family protein: MRKFFKLTALTISMMLLVVCLTGPQVSAASRPEGWTEETHGKKATPNYSVVFPEDKVNRIDIIISPENFQRMENDVFKVFMMSNEDPIYVSATVKFNNHTWWHVGIRYKGQSTLTGAMMSMSHKYPFRLNFDKFEDDYPEIDNQRFYGFDELIFNNNWYDPSFLRDKLTSDIFRDAGIPAPRCAFYRVYVDTGNGPVYWGLYTVFEDPSDKMLEYQFENPNGNLYKGQQAPGGDLTIFDKRGYEKKTNEKADDWSDLQALVAALNAPKTDPAKWRADLEAVFNTDSFLKWLAINTTIVNFDTYGWVTKNHYLYQDLADNGRLVFIPWDYNLSLSSTNPWGIKPPSFSLDEIGRNWPLIRNLIDDPVYKHIYHTEIENTLNIYFREFNVIEKARRLHELIRPYTVGSEGEIKGYTYLTNGEAQFNQALTQLIEHISTRHREARSYLSSVNYYTPIPERTPTPFPSPTPKKPKGDINLDGKINSTDLSALKRHILRITTLSGKQLENADVNNDGSVNSTDASILKKYIAKAIPSL, translated from the coding sequence ATGCGTAAATTTTTTAAGTTGACGGCGCTGACAATAAGCATGATGCTTCTTGTTGTGTGTCTGACCGGACCACAAGTTTCGGCTGCATCCAGACCTGAGGGCTGGACGGAAGAAACCCACGGCAAAAAAGCAACGCCCAACTATTCAGTGGTATTTCCCGAAGACAAAGTAAACCGTATCGATATCATCATCAGTCCCGAAAATTTTCAGCGCATGGAAAATGACGTCTTCAAAGTATTTATGATGAGCAACGAAGATCCTATTTATGTGTCTGCAACGGTAAAATTCAACAATCACACCTGGTGGCACGTGGGAATCAGATACAAGGGACAGAGTACATTGACCGGGGCCATGATGAGCATGAGCCACAAATATCCTTTCCGCTTAAACTTTGACAAGTTCGAAGATGACTATCCTGAAATAGACAACCAAAGATTTTACGGCTTTGACGAACTCATATTCAACAACAACTGGTATGACCCTTCATTCCTGAGGGATAAACTCACCAGTGACATTTTCCGCGATGCCGGCATTCCCGCGCCTCGCTGTGCTTTCTACAGAGTGTACGTTGATACGGGAAACGGCCCTGTTTATTGGGGATTATACACAGTGTTCGAGGATCCTTCCGACAAGATGCTCGAATATCAATTCGAAAACCCTAACGGAAATCTCTATAAAGGTCAGCAAGCACCCGGAGGAGACCTGACAATATTTGATAAACGCGGATATGAAAAGAAAACCAATGAAAAAGCTGACGACTGGAGTGATCTTCAAGCTCTTGTCGCCGCATTGAACGCTCCCAAAACCGACCCTGCCAAATGGAGAGCGGACCTTGAAGCGGTTTTCAATACCGATTCTTTCTTAAAATGGCTGGCAATCAATACTACTATCGTAAATTTTGACACTTATGGCTGGGTCACAAAAAACCATTATCTTTACCAAGATTTGGCCGATAACGGTCGTTTGGTATTTATCCCATGGGATTATAACCTCTCCCTTTCCTCCACCAATCCATGGGGCATAAAACCGCCCAGCTTCTCTTTGGATGAAATTGGCAGAAACTGGCCGCTGATTCGCAATTTAATAGATGATCCGGTCTACAAGCACATCTACCACACCGAAATAGAAAACACACTGAACATATACTTCAGGGAATTTAATGTAATCGAAAAAGCTCGCAGGCTTCACGAGCTAATCCGCCCATACACCGTGGGAAGCGAGGGAGAAATAAAAGGCTACACTTATCTCACCAACGGTGAAGCACAATTTAACCAGGCTCTCACCCAACTTATAGAGCATATCAGCACAAGGCACAGAGAAGCCAGGTCTTATCTGTCCTCGGTTAATTATTATACACCTATTCCTGAACGAACTCCGACACCCTTCCCAAGTCCAACACCAAAAAAGCCAAAGGGCGATATCAATCTCGACGGCAAGATAAACTCGACAGATTTGTCCGCACTTAAAAGGCATATTCTCAGAATAACGACTCTCTCCGGCAAACAACTTGAAAACGCCGATGTAAATAATGACGGTTCGGTAAACTCTACTGATGCTTCAATATTAAAGAAATATATTGCAAAAGCCATTCCATCCTTATAA
- a CDS encoding copper amine oxidase N-terminal domain-containing protein, translating into MKKIAIMILIIFMSTLLLTNVGYAIDIPLRVVVNGEEVKFPDAQPFIDANGRTQTPARFIGEALGATVTWDGNAKKAVFEKSETTLVLFIGKREYEVNGQKKQMDTEALLIEGRTFVPARYVAEAFGATVSWNAAIKTVYINMNKTGKVENEGDTREVAGFIVPKDIDLVVGPGTKDSSYEATFTINFLKNDVEKQKDDMEKILLQKFSEDTVKEIMSVVRTKVKDTDVIEERYFYDKKTGQYMYMPKSWPLRGSTITLYIYKKGVVPF; encoded by the coding sequence ATGAAAAAAATAGCAATAATGATATTGATAATATTCATGTCAACCCTTCTTCTGACAAATGTAGGATATGCAATTGATATACCGCTTCGAGTGGTTGTGAATGGGGAAGAGGTGAAATTTCCGGATGCCCAGCCGTTTATTGACGCAAACGGAAGAACACAGACACCGGCAAGGTTTATAGGGGAAGCTTTGGGAGCGACGGTAACCTGGGACGGAAATGCGAAGAAAGCTGTATTCGAGAAAAGTGAAACAACCTTGGTATTGTTTATTGGTAAAAGAGAATACGAGGTGAACGGGCAAAAGAAGCAGATGGATACGGAAGCGTTGTTGATAGAGGGAAGGACGTTTGTACCGGCTCGTTATGTGGCGGAAGCATTTGGTGCGACAGTTAGTTGGAATGCTGCGATTAAGACGGTGTATATAAATATGAATAAGACGGGTAAGGTGGAAAATGAAGGTGATACCAGGGAAGTAGCCGGATTTATAGTGCCGAAGGATATAGATTTGGTAGTTGGACCTGGTACGAAAGATTCTAGCTATGAAGCAACGTTTACAATAAACTTTTTAAAAAACGATGTAGAGAAACAGAAAGATGACATGGAAAAAATATTGTTACAAAAGTTTAGTGAAGATACAGTAAAAGAAATTATGAGTGTTGTGAGGACAAAGGTAAAGGATACGGATGTTATTGAAGAAAGATATTTTTATGATAAGAAGACTGGCCAATACATGTATATGCCTAAATCATGGCCGTTAAGAGGTTCTACAATTACTCTGTATATATACAAAAAAGGAGTTGTGCCATTTTAA
- a CDS encoding helix-turn-helix domain-containing protein, giving the protein MNRLGAEIGRLRKELGITQKQLAKLVGVSEGFIIDVESGRRILNEDLIKKFSRVLRGEVGKLELYEPNQDKPEPDRNVVKVVEKPVQDIWNDALSGILMTVPVYRYKMDKAVDAKQLPIIQNKVEGFPKDKVFYLIIEDDDMSGFRILKDDLALVYKTHDIDKDGIYFVDYKGKRTVRQIKDIGNGKLLLVSNSGRLITDTIYRKDLNVLGRLIRIEIML; this is encoded by the coding sequence ATGAACAGATTAGGCGCGGAAATTGGAAGACTGAGAAAAGAACTTGGAATTACTCAAAAACAGCTTGCCAAATTGGTGGGTGTGTCAGAAGGATTTATCATTGATGTAGAGTCAGGCAGAAGGATACTCAATGAAGACCTCATAAAGAAATTTTCCAGAGTATTGCGGGGAGAAGTGGGAAAGTTGGAATTATATGAACCTAACCAAGACAAGCCGGAACCGGACAGAAATGTGGTGAAGGTTGTTGAAAAGCCTGTACAGGATATCTGGAATGATGCCCTTTCGGGAATTCTTATGACTGTGCCTGTATACCGTTATAAAATGGACAAAGCTGTTGATGCAAAGCAGCTACCTATAATACAGAATAAAGTTGAAGGCTTTCCCAAGGATAAAGTGTTCTATCTGATTATTGAAGATGATGATATGTCCGGTTTTAGAATACTTAAGGACGATCTTGCTTTGGTTTACAAAACCCATGACATTGATAAGGATGGAATTTATTTTGTTGATTACAAAGGAAAGCGTACGGTAAGACAGATAAAAGACATCGGAAACGGCAAATTGTTGCTTGTCAGCAACAGCGGAAGACTTATAACGGATACAATCTACAGAAAAGATTTAAACGTCCTGGGAAGATTGATTCGAATCGAAATTATGCTGTAA
- a CDS encoding copper amine oxidase N-terminal domain-containing protein, producing MKKIAITILTVFMLTVFLANVGYAIDIPLRVVVNGEEVNFPDAKPFIDANGRTQTPARFIGEALGATVTWDGNAKKAVFKMNGTTLELFIGKKEYQLNRQKKQMDTEALLIEGRTFVPARYVAEAFGATVSWRASIKTVYIDMNKTGKVENEGDTREVAGFIVPKGIDLMVAGADEDSGYEAVFTISFLRKNVEKQKDDMEKILLQKFSEDTVKEIMSVVRSKVNYTDVIEERYFYDKKTDQYMYMPKSWPTRTSTITLFIYRKGDKPF from the coding sequence ATGAAAAAAATAGCTATTACGATATTAACGGTATTTATGTTAACTGTTTTTTTGGCAAATGTGGGTTATGCAATTGATATACCGCTTCGCGTAGTTGTAAATGGGGAAGAGGTGAATTTCCCGGATGCAAAGCCGTTTATTGATGCAAACGGAAGAACACAGACACCGGCAAGGTTTATTGGAGAAGCTCTGGGAGCGACGGTAACCTGGGACGGAAATGCGAAGAAGGCTGTATTTAAGATGAATGGAACAACGTTGGAGTTGTTTATTGGGAAAAAGGAGTATCAGCTGAACAGGCAAAAGAAGCAGATGGATACGGAAGCATTGTTGATAGAGGGAAGGACGTTTGTACCGGCTCGTTATGTGGCGGAAGCATTTGGCGCAACGGTTAGTTGGAGGGCTTCAATTAAGACGGTGTATATAGATATGAATAAGACGGGTAAGGTGGAAAATGAAGGTGATACCAGGGAAGTGGCCGGATTTATAGTGCCGAAGGGGATAGATTTAATGGTTGCAGGTGCAGATGAAGATTCTGGTTATGAAGCGGTTTTTACGATCTCCTTTTTAAGGAAGAATGTTGAAAAGCAGAAAGATGATATGGAGAAGATATTATTACAAAAGTTTAGTGAAGATACGGTAAAAGAAATTATGAGTGTTGTGAGATCAAAGGTAAATTATACAGATGTTATTGAAGAGAGGTATTTTTACGACAAAAAAACTGACCAATATATGTATATGCCTAAGTCATGGCCGACTAGAACATCCACAATTACTTTATTTATATATAGGAAAGGAGATAAACCTTTTTAG
- a CDS encoding glycoside hydrolase family 9 protein: protein MKKMGLGRFSNKFVLTVLLFFLTAVLLPSSSFESKVQAASSPRYGGAYYNYGEALQKAILFYKANRLGDLPDDYILPYRADAAMTDGQDVGLDLTGGWADAGDGIKFTHPMSYAAGQLGWAVYEYRQAFEKAGLLDDILDEIKWATDFFIKAHPEPNVLYYMCGYNDSDHSVWVPHELLDYVTDRKSFVLNPSTPGSDVAGQTAACLAIASIIFEPTDPEYAETCLTHAKQIFEFGDKYRGKNPLDVLYPSGGYLDDLAWGAVWLYIKTGDSTYLEKAKSFLPVTSLGGGHTHCWDDVSYGAALKIAQLTHDEGYAAMVEKNLDFWLPGGGITYTPGGLAWLSPWGSLRYASTAAFLAFVWADDPTVGTPSKKETYRAFAEKQINYILGDNPRKGSYVVGFGENSPKHPHHRTAHGSWVSMLEVPSFHRHILYGALVGGPSSDDSWEDDISDYTRNEVATDYNAGFVGALAKMYDMYGGEPLENWPQPEDFRAPEDDIVEYFCRGWIIYEGYGTLNLLLQVNNRSGWPPTMKDKLSVRYFMDLTEVFESGGTVDDVQISLGQNEGAKLIGLKHYRDNIYYFTVDFTGTMIMPAEWEMCEKDAHVTIKYRDGITGSNENDWSYQNLRKDPDYDATSFAGLTPYIPVYDNGVLLWGEEPPAGGDDPGSSPPPTPTEPVIVYGDLNGDGNINSTDFTMLKRAILGNPAPGTNLAAGDLNRDGNTNSTDLMILRRYLLKLIGSLPI from the coding sequence ATGAAGAAAATGGGGTTGGGCAGATTTAGCAATAAATTTGTCCTGACTGTTTTGCTGTTCTTTTTGACCGCCGTGCTGCTGCCGTCGTCTTCTTTTGAATCAAAAGTACAGGCTGCTTCTTCGCCTCGTTACGGCGGTGCATATTATAATTACGGAGAAGCTTTGCAAAAAGCGATTCTTTTTTACAAGGCCAATCGTCTTGGAGATTTGCCCGATGATTACATCCTGCCTTACAGGGCTGACGCCGCAATGACCGACGGTCAGGATGTGGGTCTGGATCTTACCGGAGGATGGGCTGATGCCGGAGACGGAATCAAATTTACCCATCCCATGTCCTATGCCGCGGGCCAATTGGGCTGGGCTGTGTATGAATATCGTCAGGCCTTTGAAAAGGCAGGGCTGTTGGATGATATTCTGGACGAAATAAAATGGGCTACGGACTTTTTCATTAAAGCTCATCCGGAGCCAAATGTATTGTATTATATGTGCGGCTACAATGATTCCGACCACTCGGTATGGGTTCCCCACGAACTTTTGGATTATGTGACGGACAGAAAGTCCTTTGTGTTAAACCCGTCAACCCCGGGCTCGGATGTGGCAGGACAAACTGCGGCGTGTCTGGCTATTGCATCAATAATATTTGAGCCGACAGATCCCGAATATGCCGAAACCTGTTTGACCCATGCAAAGCAGATTTTTGAGTTTGGTGATAAATACAGAGGCAAAAATCCTCTGGATGTTTTATACCCGTCCGGAGGTTATCTGGATGATTTGGCCTGGGGTGCCGTGTGGCTCTACATAAAAACCGGAGATTCCACTTATCTTGAGAAAGCAAAATCCTTCCTGCCTGTTACTTCATTGGGCGGAGGGCATACCCATTGCTGGGATGATGTCAGCTACGGTGCTGCGCTTAAAATAGCCCAGCTTACTCATGACGAAGGATATGCCGCCATGGTCGAAAAGAACCTTGATTTCTGGTTGCCCGGAGGAGGAATCACTTACACTCCGGGAGGCCTGGCATGGCTTTCACCGTGGGGTTCTTTGCGTTATGCATCCACAGCTGCGTTTTTGGCCTTTGTGTGGGCTGACGACCCAACGGTTGGAACACCGTCAAAGAAAGAAACTTACCGTGCTTTTGCGGAAAAACAAATAAACTATATTCTCGGAGATAACCCTCGAAAAGGAAGTTATGTGGTGGGATTTGGCGAGAATTCTCCAAAACATCCGCATCACAGAACGGCTCATGGTTCGTGGGTAAGTATGCTTGAAGTGCCGAGTTTCCATCGCCACATTCTCTACGGCGCATTGGTTGGTGGACCGAGTTCCGATGACAGCTGGGAAGATGATATTTCCGATTATACCCGGAATGAAGTGGCAACCGATTACAATGCAGGTTTTGTAGGGGCTTTGGCAAAAATGTATGACATGTATGGAGGAGAACCCCTTGAAAATTGGCCTCAACCTGAAGATTTCAGAGCACCGGAAGACGACATTGTTGAATACTTCTGCCGTGGCTGGATAATTTACGAAGGCTATGGAACCTTAAACTTGCTGCTTCAGGTTAACAACCGTTCCGGATGGCCTCCGACAATGAAGGATAAGTTGTCTGTCCGTTACTTCATGGATTTAACTGAAGTGTTTGAGTCCGGAGGAACTGTGGATGACGTTCAGATAAGTCTTGGACAGAACGAGGGAGCAAAACTTATAGGTTTGAAGCATTACAGGGACAACATTTACTACTTTACGGTTGACTTTACGGGAACCATGATTATGCCTGCCGAGTGGGAGATGTGTGAAAAAGATGCCCATGTAACAATCAAATACAGAGACGGCATAACAGGTTCTAATGAAAACGACTGGTCATATCAGAACTTGAGAAAGGATCCGGATTATGATGCTACATCCTTTGCAGGACTGACTCCTTATATACCTGTATATGACAACGGTGTGCTTTTGTGGGGTGAAGAACCGCCTGCCGGCGGTGATGATCCCGGGTCTTCGCCGCCGCCGACTCCAACTGAGCCGGTAATTGTGTATGGTGATTTGAACGGCGACGGAAATATAAATTCCACGGATTTTACGATGTTAAAGAGAGCAATATTGGGTAATCCGGCTCCCGGTACAAATTTGGCAGCCGGTGATTTGAACAGGGACGGTAATACAAATTCAACAGACTTGATGATTTTAAGAAGGTATTTGCTAAAGTTAATTGGTTCGTTACCTATATAA
- a CDS encoding DUF6263 family protein, with protein MKSKRILVVLVATVMVFSLISCNLGLALYINAKAGESYKYHVETVQTVDVKQNGQKITTNQNIAFDFIATVNEVDSEGNLTVEYKYDAMKFDMDANGINESFDSKDANSDNPMAAIYNSFIGKGFTAKMTKYGEVKEIGGVDDLLNSIVDSVDLGDDEGAQNLKEKIKESLGGSFSDEAMKSYVQSAVIFPENDGMKVGDSWTANNSIKSIIDVNMTITYTLDKIEGDTAYISVEADFKTDPSKPIEYMGMELVSDLSGTMTGDVKVNTKNGFLSEGEIIQQISGNMSLVIPAMEGIESQTLELPMESKVTITYSTTKM; from the coding sequence ATGAAATCAAAAAGAATCTTGGTTGTACTGGTAGCAACTGTAATGGTTTTTTCACTGATTTCATGCAATTTAGGTCTTGCATTGTACATTAATGCCAAAGCCGGTGAGAGCTACAAGTATCATGTTGAAACCGTCCAAACAGTGGATGTGAAGCAAAACGGTCAAAAGATAACAACTAATCAAAATATAGCCTTTGACTTTATTGCAACCGTTAATGAAGTGGATTCGGAAGGCAATCTTACAGTGGAGTATAAATATGATGCCATGAAATTTGATATGGATGCAAATGGGATAAATGAATCTTTTGATTCAAAAGATGCAAATTCCGATAATCCGATGGCTGCGATATACAACAGCTTTATAGGCAAGGGTTTTACCGCTAAAATGACTAAATATGGTGAAGTCAAGGAAATTGGCGGTGTTGATGACCTTTTAAATTCAATAGTGGATTCTGTGGATTTGGGTGATGATGAAGGAGCACAGAATTTAAAAGAAAAGATAAAAGAAAGTTTGGGAGGAAGCTTTAGTGATGAAGCAATGAAATCATATGTTCAGTCAGCAGTGATATTTCCTGAAAATGACGGTATGAAGGTGGGAGACTCGTGGACTGCTAACAACAGCATTAAATCCATTATTGATGTAAATATGACCATTACATATACTCTTGACAAAATTGAGGGGGACACTGCCTATATTTCGGTTGAAGCTGATTTCAAAACGGACCCTTCCAAGCCTATTGAATATATGGGAATGGAACTGGTTTCAGATTTATCGGGTACGATGACAGGAGACGTAAAAGTTAACACTAAAAACGGCTTTTTGTCTGAAGGAGAAATTATTCAGCAAATATCAGGTAATATGAGTCTTGTAATACCGGCAATGGAGGGTATTGAAAGCCAGACGCTGGAATTGCCCATGGAGTCAAAAGTGACTATTACTTATTCGACAACTAAAATGTAA
- a CDS encoding copper amine oxidase N-terminal domain-containing protein — protein MKKIAIMILIIFMSTLLLTNVGYAIDIPLRVVVNGEEVKFPDAQPFIDANGRTQTPARFIGEALGATVTWDGNAKKAVFEKSETTLVLFIGKREYEVNGQKKQMDTEALLIEGRTFVPARYVAEAFGATVSWNAAIKTVYINMNKTGKVENEGDTREVAGFIVPKDIDLAVGGSKEDSNYEATFTISFLRDNVEKQKDDLEKILLQKFSEDTVKEIMSVIRTKVKDTDVIEKRYFYDKKTDQYIYLAKSWPMRGSTISLYVYKKGYKPF, from the coding sequence ATGAAAAAAATAGCAATAATGATATTGATAATATTCATGTCAACCCTTCTTCTGACAAATGTAGGATATGCAATTGATATACCGCTTCGAGTGGTTGTGAATGGGGAAGAGGTGAAATTTCCGGATGCCCAGCCGTTTATTGACGCAAACGGAAGAACACAGACACCGGCAAGGTTTATAGGGGAAGCTTTGGGAGCGACGGTAACCTGGGACGGAAATGCGAAGAAAGCTGTATTCGAGAAAAGTGAAACAACCTTGGTATTGTTTATTGGTAAAAGAGAATACGAGGTGAACGGGCAAAAGAAGCAGATGGATACGGAAGCGTTGTTGATAGAGGGAAGGACGTTTGTACCGGCTCGTTATGTGGCGGAAGCATTTGGTGCGACAGTTAGTTGGAATGCTGCGATTAAGACGGTGTATATAAATATGAATAAGACGGGTAAGGTGGAAAATGAAGGTGATACCAGGGAAGTAGCCGGATTTATAGTGCCGAAGGATATAGATTTAGCAGTTGGGGGTTCGAAAGAAGATTCTAACTATGAAGCAACGTTTACAATATCTTTTTTGAGAGATAATGTCGAGAAACAGAAAGATGATTTAGAAAAAATATTGTTACAAAAGTTTAGTGAAGATACAGTAAAAGAAATCATGAGTGTTATAAGAACAAAAGTAAAGGACACGGATGTTATTGAGAAAAGATATTTTTACGACAAAAAGACTGACCAATATATTTACCTTGCCAAGTCATGGCCAATGAGAGGGTCCACAATTTCTCTCTATGTATATAAAAAGGGATATAAACCTTTTTAA